The Prionailurus viverrinus isolate Anna chromosome C1, UM_Priviv_1.0, whole genome shotgun sequence DNA window TCCATTCATTTACCAGGTGAATGTTGTTCCGGTGTTTCCACAGTGCGTCGGATTCGTAGATGAATTTCTCAGCATTGTTTCCAGCCCGAGTAATACAGATGAGCCCATAGTCTCCTACAATTCGGGTGATATCCTCACTCTTCCACAGATTGGGAACACCGAACGATTCCAATAAATCTGCCCCACACAGCAGCTTTACTTTTGGCACATCtgggaagaagaaaacacagctTCAGGGTCTGCTTTGCTAATAACTCCCTGAGTCAAAATGAATGCATCTATGTGTTTTTCTGGCTAGAGGGTTCATAGTTTTGATCCGAATCAGATTCTCAAAAGAGATCTAGGAACTGCAAAAGTTAAGGACCACTGCAGGAGAAGTAAGTTCAAGgtgccttttccttcctctccttccctccctccagtcccAAAACTAACAAGGGGCATTTTCCAGGCAGCCAAGCATCCtgaatatgaaatgaaaatagaaagggGGCTTGCTCAGCACTAGAATCTTATCCACTCCAGTCAGTAAGTCTTGATAAAACATACAGACCTTTTGTTTTTGGCTCTAGCAATTCCTTTTGACTAAAATCTTGTCTTTGTTCAGCCCACTTCCTTTTCCGTCCAGGCCTCTCCAGCCTAGGTGAGTCCTGCTGGTGATCACAGCTACTGGCCTCCAGTTTCTCCTGATGGTGTCTAGAAAACAACAAAGCAGTAGAACATCCTCTTCTCACAACATTCAACCAGAATACTGTCTCTCTGGAGATGGCTTAGAGCCTCTGGCCCAAGGTCCAGGCTGTGTCatattaagaaaatgcaaaccacAGCTACACCCAAGGCCTATCAGTCAGAATGGATGCTGACCAGCACCCAGTACTTCCGGGTCAGCGTGGAGGCTGGCCAGTAGTGCCCGGGGACTGGCTATCGGGCATAGAAAGTAAGGAGATCCTGGGAACACAACAGATGGTAGCGATTACTATTCTAAGCTTTATGTGTGTGTCACAATAATAAGAGTTAACATTAGTTATTTATTACGTGCTAAGCACTCCACTAAGTCCTTTGCATGGATCATTTGATGAAATCTTCCCAACATCCCATGCCATAAATATCATcgttattattattcccataaTGGAGGGAAGTGAAAGCTTAGAGCTGTAACTCCAGCTCTTGGCAGACTCCCTGGGATGCAGGAGGCATTCAGTAACAACCTGACTGCGTGAATGCTTTGGCTTTTGTAAAGCAactctattggggcgcctggctggctcagtcggaaaagcgactcttgatcttggagttgtgagtttgagccccacgctgggtgtagagattacttcaataaataaaacttaaaaaaaaaaaaaagtaaagcaactCTCTTATTGCCAGCATTATATCAGAACTGCTTATTATCCCCATTGAGAGAGAACtctaatttgcccaaggtcactttgCTTATAGGTAGCGGAGCCGGTGCTTGAACCCCAGCAGTCTGcttccagagcccacactcttgACCACTGAAGAGTGTGGCTTCACCTAGTAGTGGAGAGCCACAACACCAAGGATAAGGTCCTAGAGAGGACAAGTGCCCGAAGCCTAGAAGGAAGGGACCACAGGCGGGACTCACGGGCAGCCTTGTTCTGGATCGGCAGCAGGATGCCCAGTGCTCTACAACTGTGCGGTTACCCAACATGAGCTACACCTGGGGAGCCAAGTGTGTCCTGTGCCCCTAACTCCCTTCGCTCTTGAGCAGCTGCGTTAATATGTAGCGGACAGCAAGGCTgtcagggagggggctgggtaaGGTCGTGGATGCAGAAGGCTGGTATCTGACGGGAGAATTTCTGGCCAGTGAAGAGGGCTGACTTCTCCCTGCCAAGTCTGAAAAGCCGTTCCTCTTGATAAGCTGCTGTGCCAGATAGCCTCTGCTGGCCTGGTGTCCTATCTTCCCCCGGACACACCTCCCAGAGGTTCTCACGTGAGAGAGATTCCACCGATGGGGTTCACTCACAAGAGAGCTGGAAGGAAGACGGGAGGCACAGGCCATCTTTCTGGGCTGTGGAGCCTGAGAAGCAACCTCTTACAGAGTGAGCACAGTGGCCAGATCCTGTATTCCACTGTCCAGTCACCAACTTCAGGAGACTGGGACAGCTTAACAGCCGCATTTGTGGGAGCAGGGACAGGAACCGCTTTCTGAATGGCCACCTCAGCTAAAGGAGGTATGACCTTGAAACAAACCCGActtcccctcctccagccctctgACACTTCTGCACGAGCACCTAAATCCCTTTCTGCTTAAAACAATCAGGGTGGTCTCTATTTCCTGTCCAAACCCTAACTGATGTGGTCAGAACCAGAAGGCTCAGAACTCTAAGAACTGACATTAGATGGAAAGGTTTTTCAGAAAGATAACATTAAGTAATAATTAATTAGCTGTTGCTCACTCTAGTTTCTGAATCCTTAACGGGAAATGTTTCTAAGGTACGAGCACAGCGATCTGGGACAAACCCAGTATGCCGTCATGGAAGCAACACCCAAAATCAGGACTGTCCACGACCAGGCACCATGGCTTCTCTTGTTTAAATtacctgcctctctcttttaaaaatttttttttaatgtttatttttgagagagagagagagagagagagaggcagagagagagggagacgcagagtctaaagcaggctccaggctctgagctgtcagcagtgtctgatgtggggctcgaatccatgagcagtgagatcataaagtcagatgcttaaccaactgaaccacccaggagcccctacctgcctctctcttttaTACTTAAGAAGATTAACGACAACAATGTCTTCTTATGATTTTGCCTTTCTCATTCGGGGCACCGATAAGCCAGGCAGGCTTCTCTGTGGATGTTGTCTCCCACAGAGGTGCAATACTAACGGGCACGCAAACATCTAACAACACAATGAGGGACATGAAGGCTAAGGAGCCGCCACGCCCCACACCTGAGACGTAACCTTATGCAGGAACAGCACAGCCCACGAAAACGCCCTCCCCACCCTGGTCACAGTTTGCAAACGTGTTCTATTCACAGACACGGGCCACACTGACACAAGGCAAAAAGGCCCAGCCCATTCCCGCAGGACTGACAAAGCCGACCTCACCATGAATACCTTAGCACCTTCAAGGTCTCTACCCAGTCCTTCTGAAGACTTTCCCAGGTGTCAACTTCCACCCATTCTGAATTCTTGGTGGCTAGCTCTGCCATGATAACTCGGTGGTGGGCAGAGATGAGTCCTTTCTTCTTATACGCATCGCCCACAGGAGAGATGACGCCTTTGATGACTCTGTATTTTCCTGGATAAAGAGTCAGATTTGAAGCGAGGTGTAACAAGTCAGATTTTACACACAGGAAGGATTATCATcactctggttttattttttttttttaatttttttttcaacgttttttatttatttttgggacagagagagacagaccatgaacgggggaggggcagagagagagggagacacagaatcggaaacagtcagcccagagcctgacacggggctcgaactcacggaccgcgcgatcgtgacctggctgaagtcggacgcttaaccgactgcgccacccaggcgcccctaatcatcACTCTGGTTTTATAACAGAGTCCCGCCCCCTGGGGTTTCAGAAAAGGGATTtaggttctctttctttctttatctttctctttctttctctttctttctttccatccatccatccatccatccatccatctatccactcatTTATAAACAAGGTGAAACaggcataacataaaattcaccacgTTGACTGCCTTCACTGTACAGCTCAGGGACATCAGGCACATTCACATCTCTGCAGCCATCCAACCATACGTCTCCAGAACTTTTGCACCTTCtccaactgaaactctgtccctaTTCATCACTAATTCCCCACCCCCTACACAATCTAAATTttgatattgccaaattgcctcGTAAAAAGCCTTAATCAATTGGTATTGTTCACCTACAGTGTATAGGACAGCCCATTTCTCCTCAACTTCTGATACTTGACATTATCAAGTTTGAACATTTTTGTCCATGTGATGGGCAAACTAGACCTCGTTTTTTATCTTCGTTCCCCAATTATTAGGATTATTGGGGAGTTTAAGCACCCAGGCGTCCATCTATCTATCAGCCTATAGCATGATCCTTTACATTACAAAATACATTATGTAGGGGAGAAAATCATTTTCCTTGACCCTCCTTGGGTCCCTGGCTGAGtctaaaaattaaactgacaatggggcgcctgggtggctcagtcggttgagcgtccgacttcagctcaggtcatgatctcacagtccgtgagcctgagccctgcgtcgggctctatgctgacagctccgagccgggagcttgcttcggattctgtgtctccccctctctctgtccctcccctgctcatgttgtctctgtctcaaaataaataaaaacattacaaaataataaaaaataaataaaaattaaactgacaaagaaaaacatagaaatttatttaatagaagGCTTATGTTACGTGGTACCTTCATAAGGAAATAACAGTTAAACCTGGGTATTTTTATGTCAGGTTTGGTGAAGAGTGGACAGTTGTAGAGAAAAATGGTAGGGCAAAGAGTTTGAGGTACGTTCACAAAATTCAGGGAAATTTAGCACGGCCTGTTAGTTTAGATTCTTCTAGGCATCGATTTGCCTTTAGTAATAAGGATGCTCCTTTCCT harbors:
- the NMNAT1 gene encoding nicotinamide/nicotinic acid mononucleotide adenylyltransferase 1 isoform X1 — its product is MENSEKTEVVLLACGSFNPITNMHLRLFELAKDYMNGTGKYRVIKGVISPVGDAYKKKGLISAHHRVIMAELATKNSEWVEVDTWESLQKDWVETLKVLRHHQEKLEASSCDHQQDSPRLERPGRKRKWAEQRQDFSQKELLEPKTKDVPKVKLLCGADLLESFGVPNLWKSEDITRIVGDYGLICITRAGNNAEKFIYESDALWKHRNNIHLVNEWITNDISSTKIRRALRRGQSIRYLVPDLVREYIEKHDLYSPESEERNVGVILAPLQKNTAEANS
- the NMNAT1 gene encoding nicotinamide/nicotinic acid mononucleotide adenylyltransferase 1 isoform X2, with protein sequence MENSEKTEVVLLACGSFNPITNMHLRLFELAKDYMNGTGKYRVIKGVISPVGDAYKKKGLISAHHRVIMAELATKNSEWVEVDTWESLQKDWVETLKVLRHHQEKLEASSCDHQQDSPRLERPGRKRKWAEQRQDFSQKELLEPKTKDVPKVKLLCGADLLESFGVPNLWKSEDITRIVGDYGLICITRAGNNAEKFIYESDALWKHRNNIHLSPATHAVGEPKQPMDRPPRKGTWLPATQRASTHLPAVRVSRFGSVFSHSANRSPYPS
- the NMNAT1 gene encoding nicotinamide/nicotinic acid mononucleotide adenylyltransferase 1 isoform X3, coding for MENSEKTEVVLLACGSFNPITNMHLRLFELAKDYMNGTGKYRVIKGVISPVGDAYKKKGLISAHHRVIMAELATKNSEWVEVDTWESLQKDWVETLKVLRHHQEKLEASSCDHQQDSPRLERPGRKRKWAEQRQDFSQKELLEPKTKDVPKVKLLCGADLLESFGVPNLWKSEDITRIVGDYGLICITRAGNNAEKFIYESDALWKHRNNIHLKLLL
- the NMNAT1 gene encoding nicotinamide/nicotinic acid mononucleotide adenylyltransferase 1 isoform X6, which encodes MENSEKTEVVLLACGSFNPITNMHLRLFELAKDYMNGTGKYRVIKGVISPVGDAYKKKGLISAHHRVIMAELATKNSEWVEVDTWESLQKDWVETLKVLRYS